A portion of the Stigmatella aurantiaca DW4/3-1 genome contains these proteins:
- a CDS encoding dihydroneopterin aldolase: MNEPLRLPVETDGQGRLLDVIELRDFTVKCFLGASLLGGEAAQRVSLDVAMFLDTRRAAMDGHLAHTVHYGRLAGELRFLLESCRFETLEPVAEAVASYVLLPPSPDAPHVQVRAVTVRVVWADAPQGQAVPAVQVHRRHGSIVYGVEAKPFGRVDIVCERPRYGIYRLRIKPGGFIPTHMHQQMEESELVLGSGLLLQGRAVLQGMVFHWPKGFAHRYDNPTEIEQSVLCVDRPGFIPADEVELEEPQGGLQPVQGHSYYPAEDPHLT, encoded by the coding sequence ATGAATGAACCCCTGCGCCTGCCCGTGGAGACGGATGGCCAAGGGCGTCTGCTGGATGTCATCGAGCTGAGGGACTTCACGGTGAAGTGCTTCCTGGGCGCCTCTTTGCTGGGGGGCGAGGCGGCCCAGCGGGTGAGCCTGGATGTGGCCATGTTTCTCGACACGCGGCGGGCCGCGATGGATGGGCACCTGGCGCACACCGTCCACTACGGACGGCTGGCCGGAGAGCTGCGCTTCCTGCTGGAGTCCTGCCGCTTCGAGACACTGGAGCCGGTGGCGGAAGCGGTGGCCAGCTACGTGCTGCTGCCGCCCTCGCCGGATGCGCCCCATGTGCAGGTGCGGGCAGTCACTGTGCGTGTGGTCTGGGCAGACGCCCCTCAGGGGCAGGCCGTGCCCGCGGTGCAGGTGCACCGCCGCCACGGGAGCATCGTCTACGGGGTGGAGGCCAAGCCCTTTGGTCGCGTGGACATCGTCTGCGAGAGGCCCCGCTATGGCATCTACCGCCTGCGCATCAAGCCGGGAGGTTTCATTCCCACGCACATGCATCAGCAAATGGAGGAGAGCGAGCTGGTGCTGGGCAGTGGCTTGCTCTTGCAGGGCAGGGCGGTGCTCCAGGGCATGGTCTTCCACTGGCCGAAGGGCTTTGCCCACCGCTATGACAACCCCACGGAGATTGAGCAGTCGGTGCTGTGCGTGGACCGGCCCGGCTTCATCCCCGCGGACGAGGTGGAGTTGGAAGAGCCGCAGGGAGGATTGCAACCGGTGCAGGGGCACTCCTACTACCCTGCGGAAGATCCCCACCTGACTTGA
- a CDS encoding DUF3396 domain-containing protein produces MSEHYPRIRLMAKNGSLVVREGLSLTFFMRHTHMEVAQAVERALEAYLSAIGQGALGWYIDPDGEYQKLDETGWAITRRKLREARGGVIRLYDAPESGEPYRFEYYGKDLLTPSVHDTQNATCVMSCWLPTEFLEKHGPDHVRELALEMAQPLPYCSGYAGLSFNGELDLAGIEQKIAPHCFRHPGIDVPCPESLGWKLGTRFRGPAWLTFLGQPLLGELGGATALRSRLHSPGTTVQEIEGDRALITLGSWPEAGDTTRGDNLPAYRVLESWLFHEPSRLMPCLREEDVQHWERRFLD; encoded by the coding sequence ATGAGCGAACACTATCCAAGAATCCGCCTCATGGCGAAGAACGGCTCCCTCGTGGTGCGTGAGGGGCTGAGCCTGACCTTCTTCATGCGTCACACCCATATGGAAGTTGCGCAAGCCGTGGAGCGGGCGCTGGAGGCGTATCTAAGCGCCATCGGGCAAGGGGCTCTCGGCTGGTACATTGACCCAGACGGCGAATATCAGAAGCTCGACGAGACCGGCTGGGCGATCACACGGCGGAAGTTGCGCGAAGCGCGGGGAGGCGTCATCCGACTCTACGACGCCCCAGAGAGCGGAGAGCCATACCGCTTCGAGTACTACGGAAAAGATCTGCTCACCCCCTCTGTGCACGACACGCAAAATGCGACATGTGTCATGAGTTGTTGGCTGCCAACAGAGTTCTTGGAGAAACACGGCCCCGATCACGTGCGCGAACTGGCGCTGGAGATGGCCCAGCCCCTCCCCTATTGCTCTGGCTACGCCGGATTGTCCTTCAACGGCGAACTGGATCTGGCAGGTATCGAGCAGAAAATTGCCCCGCACTGTTTCCGCCATCCAGGCATCGATGTTCCATGCCCAGAATCGCTCGGCTGGAAGCTCGGCACACGCTTCAGAGGTCCGGCTTGGCTGACTTTTCTCGGCCAGCCCCTCCTCGGAGAACTCGGAGGTGCCACTGCCCTACGCTCCCGCCTCCACTCACCGGGAACCACCGTTCAGGAAATAGAAGGCGACAGGGCTCTGATAACGCTCGGTTCATGGCCTGAAGCCGGTGACACCACTCGCGGAGATAACCTCCCCGCCTATCGCGTGTTGGAGTCATGGCTCTTCCATGAACCGAGCAGGCTGATGCCCTGCCTCCGTGAGGAGGACGTGCAGCACTGGGAGCGCCGCTTCCTCGACTGA